GTGATGCAGAAGGGTCCCGTAAGAGGATCAATGATTGGGTTGAATTGCAAACTAACAATAAAATTCAGGATTTGATTCCCGCAGGATCCATCAACGCTCTTACTCTCATTATTCTTGCAAACGCGATCTACTTTAAAGGAAGATGGAAAAATCAGTTCCCTGCAGGGGCAACGAGAAAGCAAAAGTTCAATGTCAGTTTAACAGATACATTGGATGTGGACATGATGCACGCTAAGGAACAGAGTATGCCATTCGGAtggttttcaaaatatgattgtACAGCGGTTGAGTTACCGTATGAAGGTATGAATAGAAGCATGGTCATAATTTTGCCGAATGCTGTTGACGGGCTCTCAAGCCTTGAGGAGAAACTCTCTTTGGCGATGATTACCGAACTTGTAAAAGGAATGAGAATACAAGACGTGGAAGTCTCCATGCCAAAATTTAAGATTGAGGCAAGATTTGACCTCAAAAGCGTTCTTATGAAGCTTGGAATCCGCGACGTGTTTTTACCAGAGAAAGCTAACCTCAGCGCCATGTTCGAGTCGGCTCCTTCCAACTCGCATATTAGTGACGTAGTACACAAGGCTTTCGTTGAAGTGAATGAGGAAGGAACTGAAGCTGCTGCCGCCACAGGAATAATGATCCGTGCGATGAGCCTTTCTCCACAGTTCTTTGTAGATCGCCCATTCCTTTTCTTCATCCGTGACGTCAATTCTGGTGCTGTACTTTTTATCGGAAAGTTCGTTCGACCATCTTAGGTTTCAGCAGTGGGATTTCTTATTGGCAATGTATAAATGTGTTCCTATATACGTACTGAAgcaaattttaataaaatatagtcATGCTTTTATCGCacatttaaactttttcaataCTTTTCTTAGAGCTggaaattttctgtagtattgagagtacacagtaCAAGTGTACAACTCTTAATTTAAAGCCGGATACTGTCATAAGATCTAATCTAAAATGAgaataaatactatatatagcCCGAGATTATTCTATACACGGAAATTGATCAGTTGAATGTTAAAGAATTCGAGATAaaatgtgtaatgtaaagtaCGTTATGTACATTTACACTGGCAGTGCACTTTGTGTTGATTTAGCATACTCCTTCATTGTGTTTTACCAGACTTGTAATTGCTATGAGATGAATAACGATTATTACTTTATGTTTCCTTAATAAGATATATTATTGTGATAATATGATGTCATGTGATTACGAGTTAAGACAATAGCTATAGGAGCAGCGAATTGCCTACACTCTGTATATTCTGATTTAAGAGAAACAGTCTTCGTAGTCGACTATCCTTGAATCAAGTGCGTTACATTGATAGACAATCGAATGACTCGAACTAAACAAAAGCATAGAATGATAGAAgcttaaaaataacaaaaacacacaaacattGTATTACATCATGTTTAATAAACAATGAGATTTGGAATGTTAGCTGCCATTACATCTGtgtgttgtaatactgtatataaccgGAACAGTCATCATACTAATATCACTACTTTCTTATAAACCTACAGGTACTAATAGCTGATTATAGTTAAGTTATTCAAGTACACACATGACGAGTGTAGTTGTTGATTAATTAAAGAGatcatcaattttattttcattgttgaatgtttatgataataatgaaaatttgtttGTCCTTTTAAGTGtgcattaatttgaaaataacaagcaaattcgtggaatttccatcccccgctttcaggacatgttgtagataaacattattgaggtaaggtttaaccttggttgaaacatgaaaaaataaacttattcggaagtaagatgtgtaaaataaacttattcggaagtaagatgtgtaaaataatgtcAGCTGAAAGTGACTATTAAACTTAGCTGAGCTCTTAGGGCATTTGACTTCGAtactaacttttaagaaaatctgtttacatttgttacaattattgcacaGGGAATGGTAGGAAATGACGTTCGGAgtacatcaaagggccataTCTCTACTACATATGTTGGCCAAAAGTGGCAATCGCacttggccaagcccttaaggcatttgaccttgttaccaagtttgaagaaaatcggttaatatttattacagttattgtacggaagtggcaataactgactttttttttatgtaagcaaggggccataactctgctaaataaggtccgttgaaagtcgcgatcgaacttggccgagtccttacggcatttaaccttgttaataagtttgaaaaaaatcggttcacatttgttacacttattacacagaaatggcaaaaaatgacgtttttgatatttcaaagagccataactccgctaaataaagtccatcgacagtcgcgatcAAATTTGGCCGAGCCCTTTAGGCATATAAACTTGTCACCAAGTTTAAAGAAAATCGATtgacatttgttacagttattgcacggaaacgaagtgtgACAGAAAGACGGACAAACCTAAATTAATAACtcccgtttcggagaaagcgggggacGTTTTGGAGAAAGTGGGGgataataattatcaataattgAGACTAATTAATTTTGTCACATTCTGAAATTCATGTGTGactccattttttttaatattgaccGCATATTCTATCAAGTAATAGAATCTGGACTTTGAAATTGCAATATAATGGTTGAATTATGG
The nucleotide sequence above comes from Argopecten irradians isolate NY chromosome 1, Ai_NY, whole genome shotgun sequence. Encoded proteins:
- the LOC138305587 gene encoding leukocyte elastase inhibitor-like; amino-acid sequence: MAGIQQQQQLPTTVIATYSDSVTEFTCDLYKYVCTGMASNSVISPYSVSAAMMLSMLGTEEISKSQIMEALRVSDIPTRNIHEEYRKLFTELNTSTGSDVLKQANKIFSKKEVQLKADYVENSRLYYGSEMELLDFGGDAEGSRKRINDWVELQTNNKIQDLIPAGSINALTLIILANAIYFKGRWKNQFPAGATRKQKFNVSLTDTLDVDMMHAKEQSMPFGWFSKYDCTAVELPYEGMNRSMVIILPNAVDGLSSLEEKLSLAMITELVKGMRIQDVEVSMPKFKIEARFDLKSVLMKLGIRDVFLPEKANLSAMFESAPSNSHISDVVHKAFVEVNEEGTEAAAATGIMIRAMSLSPQFFVDRPFLFFIRDVNSGAVLFIGKFVRPS